The Silene latifolia isolate original U9 population chromosome X, ASM4854445v1, whole genome shotgun sequence genome contains the following window.
TTTACTTGATATGATACCATATCTGGGTTTGTGACATGAATCGGAATCTATAGTTGAATGTCTTAATCTCGGTCATTGTCCATATATATGGATGGCATGTACCGCCTAAAAATGCAGTCGTAATAACTTACAAAGGGTTTTTAATAAACTAAACATAACTTTTGACACTTACAAATCTACAAGTTTAGTTAGATGGAAAAAGTCTATAAGGAAAGAACCAGCTTCAGAAAGGAAAATGTTGAAGAAAATGCAACGAAGCATCGGTATCAGAATGTACCTCTTGCGCCTGCAGTCACCAGGGGAgactgaaaaagaaaaaaaaatacgtAACCAGGGTACACACTTTGCAATCACAAGGAGGTACATGATTTTCAGAATGGACAATACAAAAAGAGATACTAAATCGGATAGTTAGATATAAAAAGAGATACACATCCTGCAATCGGATACTAAATCGGGAAGGAGTAAATTGTGTAATCTTAACCTAATTAACCTATGCAGCATTGTTATACTAGTTGAGTAGCAATTTCACATCTTCAGTAACTAGACTACTACTACCACAGAAAGTATAGCCAAAATTACACAAAAGTCTACAATAGCAATACAGAGAAACAAAGGTATTACCTAGAATTCATTATAATGAAATTTGCTAGATAGTTAGATGCCAATTTTTCGAAAACATGTTATCGCACAATCAAGTCATAGTACATATATAGATATTGGTATCTCTTCGTCATCTTTACACTTAACATTTAGaatgaaattcaaaatttccattCCTTCATTACTTATTTAGATGTGATCAACACTTGCCCTCCTTAGTTCTTCTTATGATCCCTTGTTTGTACTTTTGAACTAGTACGGATCTTCTTACATTGTACTCCCTCTGTCTCAATCGTTTATtcacctttgattaaaataccatTCACAattaatataaaaggtaaacaactAATTGAGACGGAAAGAGTAATAAATGGGATTATTATCCCTATCACCACATGGACTTATTATCATAAAACTAGTTAATTATAATGAAAGTCAAAAGGTTGATGATATGAAATTGAGCATACAACATAAAATCTATAGTTATTCATCTCAGGAAATTATCGCAATAGCCTAGTACTCCCTTTCATTCGCTGGGTTCGGATCGGATCAAGTCCATTGGTTTCATGTTGGCAAGAGTTTATGCCGGGTTATTTATAGATAATAATCAATTTCCAGCAACAAAAATTCAGGTCGCGTTATATTTGGTGGTGTCAATTCGAGTTTGGATCAAGCTCGGGTCTTTAATTAAGGCATCATGTCGATTTTGTCAGGTCTACTTCTAACACGTAACCTCTAAGCTTGAACGGGGTTGTTGGGTCCATTGATTCCAACTACGTTACCAGCTATTGCTATTCAGGAACCACCTGGATTAACTACGACGACACGTAAACCATAGCCGCTAAAGTGTCTTATGCAAGGAGTAATAACAGCTTCGCAAACATGGGGAGCTTGAAGCACCTAAACAACATCCAAGTGCAACCTCATACTTTATTTATTTCCTAACTTGATATCCTTTTAACATAATAAGCAAACGTAAAGAATTGACTGAAACGAATTAAGGGGAGTGCTTTTTCTCTTTCAAGCTTTACTATGTCGTAATAATGTAATGTACTACTTGGTTGAAACAATATATCAAGGGGTACAACACTGGACATTTGATTATGCACATTTTCTTATTTGCAAATCATAGTCTTGAACAATTAAGTCGAGAAACTCGAGTCAAGCCTTTGTTTAAGCCATTCAGGCGATGTTCACGCACTTCAATGGATCATACCAGAGATGGATAGAATAGCAAGATTCTTATTGATATTATCGGGAGAGGGAAGCATAAGTAGAGCCAATAACTGCTGTCCGCGAAGCTCAACAATGGTAGCATTATACTCAGCCGAACTGGCAGAATCCATGTCAATTGCGGAAAAGGTCATGTAAAGAAGTGGACCACCTCGGTAAACAGAATTCACCTTAAGTAGCTTCTCCAACTTGAGTAGTTGTTTCTACAAAAAGGATAAATAATTACAGATGAGTATACTACGATATTTATTTGACATAAATGTAAATAGAGGCAACAGAAAAAGCAATAGACCGACCTTGGTAAGATTGTTATATTGATTGATAGCTGTTGTGGCAGAATGGTGGAATGCATCAATGCGTTGGAGCTCTTCGCCTGTGTAGGACTTGACATTCTTGCCGTTGCCCTTATGACGAAATAACTGGAGATCATTATGGAAGAAACCAGTATAAATTATTAAACCAGTATAAAATGCTCCACAACAAGATTTTTAACAAGCGTGATTGACACATACAAACAAACCAGTATAAATTACTAAACTACACCTAACGGACAATAATTGTCAATTTATTAACAAGCGTGATTGACACATACAAACAAAAAGGTCATTTGAGTCGGGTCAATTAGGGTTTAACACTTGTCTATTTCAAGTAGTATCGGCAATGAATTAATTGatatacgaaaaaaaaaaaaagaaaaagaaaaggatagGAAAGGGAAAGGGGAAATCGAACATGAAGATAAGAGAAACGTCGAGCCATGAGAGCGAAGTCGAGTAAATAATTATAAGTAGCCTCATCGTATAATTTCAAAGAAGGTCCGTCAATTACGATTGAAATAGCATGACAACAATCTGGAGGCGGAAAAGGATTACCACAATAGAGTTTGTGAGGCACGAAATATGCTTCTACTTCTTCCTCTTTACTACCTTCTATCTCCATCTTTTCAGGCTGCTTCATCTCTTTTTTCTGTATAATGCTCTGTATTATCCCCATTTTTGTTTTATTACACAACTTATTTTGCTATTTTGCTATTGATTTTTCACGACTCCTCTTTTTATTAGTGAGATAACTTGCCA
Protein-coding sequences here:
- the LOC141622021 gene encoding uncharacterized protein LOC141622021, translated to MGIIQSIIQKKEMKQPEKMEIEGSKEEEVEAYFVPHKLYCGNPFPPPDCCHAISIVIDGPSLKLYDEATYNYLLDFALMARRFSYLHLFRHKGNGKNVKSYTGEELQRIDAFHHSATTAINQYNNLTKKQLLKLEKLLKVNSVYRGGPLLYMTFSAIDMDSASSAEYNATIVELRGQQLLALLMLPSPDNINKNLAILSISGMIH